From a region of the Phaseolus vulgaris cultivar G19833 chromosome 6, P. vulgaris v2.0, whole genome shotgun sequence genome:
- the LOC137832973 gene encoding uncharacterized protein — protein MPITEAPASPPHLEAPLAVQAQEGGGESQHQTPPAPPASASSLPDSFKETLGPFAAQLKAMAEGFPSLVTRAATDSLKRLQQENLELKESNLIIKTEAGKLTCNLLMKEMEHSRLEDALEAELRNTRKEASDLRQKLHTQLQEKIDLESKLVPFRVKVADLEAAQKAEASRVEKIEKRSAEREVLLGKVEAERDKALTELTEARDESKKVVEELARAHEEREELKKQAYELNQSAAQVLTAGFDAALEQIACQYPELDLSMLSICNEVVDGKIVPSED, from the coding sequence ATGCCTATAACAGAAGCCCCAGCCTCACCACCACACCTTGAAGCCCCCCTTGCTGTACaagctcaagagggtggtggtgaaagtcaacATCAAACTCCACCAGCACCTCCGGCATCAGCCTCAAGTCTCCCAGATTCCTTCAAGGAGACCTTGGGACCCTTCGCAGCTCAGCTAAAGGCCATGGCGGAAGGTTTCCCTTCGCTTGTAACAAGAGCTGCGACGGATTCGCTCAAGAGGCTCCAACAGGAAAATCTCGAGCTCAAAGAGTCGAATCTCATCATAAAGACTGAGGCTGGAAAGCTCACATGCAATCTGCTGATGAAGGAGATGGAacattcaaggctggaggatgCGCTGGAAGCGGAACTAAGGAACACTCGCAAGGAAGCCTCCGATTTGCGCCAAAAGCTGCACACTCAACTCCAAGAAAAGATTGACTTGGAGAGCAAACTAGTCCCATTTAGGGTCAAAGTGGCAGATTTGGAGGCTGCACAAAAAGCTGAAGCTTCCAGGGTGGAGAAGATTGAAAAAAGATCAGCAGAGAGGGAGGTCCTCTTGGGGAAGGTCGAAGCTGAGAGGGACAAGGCTCTCACTGAGCTCACCGAAGCTCGGGACGAGAGCAAGAAAGTTGTTGAAGAACTGGCTCGGGCTCATGAGGAGAGAGAAGAGTTGAAGAAACAAGCGTACGAGCTCAACCAAAGCGCTGCTCAAGTCCTCACCGCCGGGTTTGACGCCGCTCTGGAGCAAATAGCATGCCAATATCcagagctcgacctctccatgttatcgatctgcaacgaagtggtggatgggaagattgtgCCTTCTGAAGACTAA